TTTCTGCAACCAGCCAGATGGCGGATATTGCCAAAGTCTTGCGTCTTGGCGTTCAGGATGTATTGCTGAAGCCGATTCGTGATTATGCGCGCTTGCGTGAAGCCGTTATGTCCTGCCTGTATCCCGATATGTTCACTTCACAGTTGAATGAAATGGATCAACTGATGCAGGACATGGATTCCCTCAATCAATCTCCTGAAGCGGTAACCAAGCTGCTTGCCCAGCTACAGCCCCCCGTTCAGCAAACGCTGGCTCATTGCCGTGTTAATTACCGCCAGTTAACCACGGCGGAACAGCCGGGGCTGGTGTTGGATATTGCCGCGCTGTCGGAGGCGGAACTGGCGTTTTACTGCCTTGATGTCACTCAGGGCGTCAATAACAATGGGACGCTGGCCGCGCTACTGCTTCGAACGTTGTTCAATGGGCTGCTTCAGGAGCATTTGGCCGATCAGCAGCACCGTTTGCCGTATCTACCGACGCTATTAAAGCAGGTAAATCAGTTGCTACGCCAAGCGAGTCTGGACGGTCGTTTTCCTTTGTTGGTGGGGTATTACCATCGACAGCTAAAACAGCTGATACTGATTTCTGCCGGGTTAAACGCGACGCTGAATGTTAACGAACAGCAAATCGCACTGAATAGCGGTGTGCCTTTAGGCACGCTTGAAGGTGCTTATCTCAACCAGTTGAATTATCAGTGCGAGGCATGGCAATGTCAGATATGGGGGGGCGTTTACGGCTCATGTTGACGACAGAATAGTCTGATAGCGCAAGACGGTGCGGATTTCAGGCCATACCCCTCTTTCGGTATTATTTTTTATTTCCTACCATGTAGGGAGTTATCTTATTTTCATTGCACAGTAATGTTGGGACAAGCGTGCTCTTGTTAAAGTCGTTATACTCTTTCGGTTATCTTGAGTAGATAAATAAAGTTCATTATTTGAACGGTATATAAGAGGCTGTTTATGTCTATTGTGAATAAAAAAGTAAAAAAAGCGGTCATACCAGTTGCTGGATTAGGGACGCGTATGCTGCCTGCCACCAAAGCCATTCCTAAAGAAATGCTGCCGTTGGTAGATAAACCGCTGATCCAATATGTTGTTAATGAGTGTATCGCTGCAGGGATTAATGAAATTATTCTTGTTACACACTCTTCTAAGAATTCTATCGAGAACCATTTCGATACCAGTTTTGAGCTGGAAGCCATTCTGGAAAAACGTGTTAAACGTCAGTTACTGGAAGAAGTCCAATCTATCTGTCCTAAACACGTCACCATTATGCAAGTGCGTCAGGGATTAGCTAAAGGGCTGGGCCATGCAGTATTGTGCGCGCACCCGTTAGTGGGTGATGAGCCTGTCGCGGTTATTCTGCCAGATGTGATTATTGATGAATATGCGTCCGATCTGAAGAAAGATAACCTGAGCGAAATGTTGCAACGTTTTTCTACTACAGGCCACAGCCAGATTATGGTCGAGCCAGTTGAAAATGTAAGTAGCTATGGTGTGGTCGATTGTAAAGGCGTGGAATTAAAAGCAGGGGATAGCGCACCGATGGTCGGTGTGGTTGAAAAACCGAAAGCTTCCGAAGCGCCGTCTAATTTAGCCGTTGTTGGCCGTTATGTACTCTCTGCGGATATTTGGTCTCTGTTGGAGAAAACGCCACCGGGTGCAGGCAATGAAATCCAGTTAACTGATGCCATCGCAATGCTGATGGAAAAAGAAACGGTAGAAGCGTATCACCTGAAAGGTGTAAGCCATGACTGTGGTAATAAATTAGGCTATATGCAGGCATTCGTTGAATATGGTTTGCGCCATGACGGTTTAGGTCAGGAATTTGCGCAATGGTTGCAGGAAACGATTGAAGCAGAAGAAAAATAACAGAATGTAATGATTGCTCTCTGTTTTACAAAAGCAGAGAGCAGCTAAAAACGCCGCATATCTGTTTTCTCTTTGCATTTGCAAAACGCGGTGCCAAAGAAAAACCCCCGATAGCTATCGGGGGTTTTTAGTATTCAGTACTTATAAACAATTACAGCAGGAAATCGTCTAAAGATTTACCTTGCTCTTCGATTGCTTTCTTGATTACTGCCGGTGTACGACCCTGGCCAGTCCAGGTTTTAACTTCGCCGTTTTCGTCAGTGTATTGATATTTTGCCGGACGGGCAGCGCGTTTGCTTTTACCTGCAACTTTCACTGAACCTGAAGATTGTAATAATTCGTTAGGGTCAATACCGTCGGCAATCAGCATATCGCGATATTGCTGCAATTTACGTGCACGTTCTTCAACTTCAGCTTGAACCTGGCTATCTTCTTCGCGGCGTTCATTAACCACGACTTCCAGTTTTTCCAGCATTTCTTCCAAAGTATCCAGGGTACATTCTCTTGCCTGGGCACGCAGAGTACGGATGTTGTTAAGAATCTTTAGTGCTTCGCTCATTGTGATAATCTCAAATTAATATTATTGGTGGCGTGTAGAGTGATAATAGAGTGCTATTTTCCTTTCTGCAATAGTCAAATTTGTAAGTTTGTTAAAAAACATCATTTTTAAAACAGAACTCACATCGTATGTTACATAAATATAAATACTTTCCTGTTATCAAAAAAATACATTTGGTATGCCGCTTTTCTCCCTCAAACGACAGAGAATGGCTTATTGATGCTGCACCGTTGTTATAAGGAATGTTTATATCTTTTATCGTAACAGGCCGCCGCTGGTGGGCATATGGACAAAATGTGGTCGGGGAATAGCCCATTGCGTAGCGTGAAGGCGAGTTGTTACAATAAGTTTTTACGACACGAAGATCATATACCCTGCCTTTTGGAGTAACCGAGTGGCTCAACTTTATTTTTATTATTCTGCAATGAATGCAGGGAAATCGACGGCGCTATTGCAGTCGTCATATAACTACCAGGAGCGCGGGATGCGTACGCTGGTGTTCACTGCAGAAATAGATAATCGGCATGGTGTGGGGATTGTAAGTTCACGGATCGGCCTTTCTTCTCCGGCATTATTGTTTAATCCGCAGACATCCTTATTTGGATTGCTGGAGAAAGAGCATCGTGCTCAACCTGTAGATTGTGTATTAATTGACGAATGTCAATTTTTAACCCGCGAGCAGGTGAGTGAGCTTTCCGATGTCGTGGACCAATTAGATATCCCGGTATTGTGCTACGGGTTGCGTACTGATTTTCGTGGCGATTTGTTTTCCGGGAGTCACCATTTATTAGCGTGGGCAGATAAGCTGATTGAGTTAAAAACAGTCTGCCATTGCGGCCGTAAAGCCAACTGCGTATTGCGATTAGATGCGCAAGGTAATGCTGTCCACGAAGGGGAACAGGTCGTTATTGGCGGCAACGAGAGCTATGTTTCCGTGTGTCGTAAACATTATAAGATTGCGCTGGGATTAACCCGTAAGGAAAGCGAGTAAGGCGGTTAAATATCCGGCTGACGAGCAATTAATAAATAGCGTGTTAATGCGTGCGTGAGGAATAAAAATGCCCAACCCTAAACGGGTTGGGCAGAGCAGAGAGACACACCGCCTTAGCCTAAAGGCGGTACAGACAGCACGTTAATGTGCGGCTTTCTTACCGGTTTTAGCGGCTTTTGCCACAGGTTCAACCGCTTCTGTTTTTGCCTCTTCTGAGAACTTACGACCATAGTAAGTATCCAGCAGAATCTGTTTCAGTTCGGAAATCAGTGGGTAGCGTGGGTTAGCCCCAGTACACTGATCGTCGAATGCATCTTCTGACAGTTTATCTACCTTCGCCAGGAAGTCGGCTTCCTGTACGCCTATTTCACGAATCGAGGTTGGGATCCCCAGCTCGGTCTTCATGTCTTCCAGCCAGTTCAACAATTTCTCGATTTTCTGCGCGGTACGATCGCTTGGCGCGGTTAAACGCAGATGGTCGGCTATTTCCGCGTAGCGACGGCGTGCCTGTGGACGGTCATACTGGCTGAACGTCGTCTGCTTGGTCGGGTTGTCGTTCGCGTTATAGCGAATGACGTTTGAGATCAGCAGGGCGTTAGCCAGGCCGTGCGGGATATGGAACTCCGAGCCCAGTTTATGCGCCATGGAGTGACAGACGCCGAGGAAGGCGTTGGCAAACGCAATACCGGCAATCGTCGCGGCGTTATGTACGCGCTCACGGGCCACTGGGTTTTTCGCGCCATCGCGGTAGCTATCTGGCAGGTTCTCTTTCAGCAGTTTCAGCGCTTGCAAGGCCTGTCCGTCTGAATATTCGTTTGCCAGCACGGAAACATAGGCTTCCAGTGAGTGTGTTACCGCATCGAGCCCACCAAACGCACAGAGTGATTTCGGCATATTCATCACCAGATTGGCATCAACAATTGCCATATCTGGCGTCAGCGCATAGTCCGCTAATGGGTATTTTTGCCCGGTAGCATCGTCGGTGACGACGGCAAATGGTGTCACTTCAGAACCGGTCCCTGAGGTCGTGGTAATCGCCACCATTTTGGCTTTGACGCCCATTTTCGGGAACTTGTAGATACGTTTGCGGATGTCCATGAAACGCAGCGCCAGCTCTTCGAAGTGTGTTGTGGGGTGTTCATACATCACCCACATGATTTTCGCCGCATCCATTGGCGAACCGCCACCCAGCGCAATAATCACATCCGGTTTGAAGGAGTGCATTTGCTCAGCGCCTTTACGCACGATGCTCAGCGTAGGGTCAGCTTCAACTTCAAAGAAGACTTCGGTTTCCAGCCCGTGCTGTTTCAATACGGACGTCACCTGATCGACATAGCCATTGTTGAACAGGAAGCGGTCGGTCACGATAAATGCACGTTTAGCACCATCGGAGGCGACTTCTTCAAGGGCGATGGGCAGTGAACCGCGACGGAAATAAATGGATTTGGGAAGTTTATGCCACAACATATTCTCTGCTCGCTTGGCTACCGTTTTCTTGTTGATCAAGTGCTTCGGACCGACGTTTTCGGAGATAGAGTTTCCGCCCCAGGAGCCACAGCCCAGCGTCAGAGACGGAGCGAGTTTGAAGTTGTAGAGATCGCCGATACCGCCTTGAGACGCAGGGGTGTTAATCAGGATACGTGCGGTTTTCATCATATTACCGAAATGATTCACGCGTTCTGGCTGATTGTCCTGATCGGTATACAGGCAGGATGTGTGACCGATGCCACCCATTGCGACCAGTTTTTCCGCTTTAATGACGGCGTCGTTGAAGTCTTTCGCACGGTACATCGCCAGTGTCGGCGACAGTTTTTCATGAGCAAACGGCTCGGACTCATCGACCGCAGTGACCTCACCGATCAGCACTTTGGTGTTAGCAGGGACGGTGATGCCTGCCATTTCTGCGATCTTCGGTGCGGGTTGGCCTACGATGCCGGCATTCAGTGAACCGTTCTTCAGCAAAATACCCTGTACGGCATGCAGCTCTTTGCCTTTCAGCATGTAGCCGCCGTGGGTAGCGAAACGCTCACGCACGGCGTCATAGATGCTGTCCACGACGATAACTGACTGTTCTGACGCACAAATGACGCCGTTATCGAAGGTTTTCGACATCAGAATAGAGGCAACGGCACGTTTGATGTCTGCGGTTTCATCAACGACAACAGGTGTGTTACCGGCACCGACGCCGATTGCTGGTTTACCGGAACTGTACGCGGCCTTCACCATACCTGGGCCACCGGTGGCCAGAATCAGGTTGATATCCGGATGGTGCATCAACTGGTTGGACAGCTCAACGGAAGGCTGATCGATCCAGCCGATAATGTCTTTCGGCGCACCTGCCGCAATTGCCGCTTGCAGAACAATGTCTGCGGCTTTGTTGGTCGCATTTTTTGCACGCGGATGCGGGGAGAAGATAATCCCGTTACGGGTCTTCAGGCTGATCAGCGCTTTAAAAATCGCGGTAGAAGTGGGGTTGGTGGTGGGAACAATACCGCAAATCAGGCCAATCGGCTCTGCAATGGTAATCGTACCAAAAGTGTCATCAGTAGAGAGGATGCCGCAGGTTTTTTCATCCTGATAGGCGTTATAAATGTATTCAGATGCGAAATGGTTTTTGATGACTTTATCTTCAACGATCCCCATGCCGGATTCAGCAACCGCCATTTTTGCCAGCGGGATACGGGCATCCGATGCAGCGAGTGCGGCAGCGCGGAAGATCTTGTCTACCTGTTCCTGAGTGTAAGTGGCGAATTCCTGCTGTGCCTTTCTCACTCTTTCGACCAGTGCGTTAAGTTCAGCAACGTTGGTTACGGCCATAATGCTCTCCTGATAAATGTTAAACTCTTTCAGTCAATTGTTCGCCGAATAGAACAGTATAGATAAACGAGTGAGGGGCGTTTCCGTTACCTGGCTATTCTTTTCTGCCTATTTCGCATTCATTGACTCAAAGAGCTCGTCAGCCGCCGTTGTGGCGCGATTTCTGCTTTTTAAAATACTGTAACCGCCGACATCGTAAAATTTTGAAATATTATTTTGAAAATACATCAAAATTAAGAGGATTTACGTGCCTGCTACAGTATGAGATGAGCATACCTATTTGTGGGTGCCTTTTTTGTGATCAATATCAGACTTTCTTTATGCTGACACCATTCAGCATGCTGATGTTGATAATAACTATCATTAGCCAGATAAAATCAGCGGCTTTTCTACCTAAAATGGGTTGGTAAAGGATCGACAGCGGACGTTGAAGTGAAGCCCTGGCGGGAGAAATGCCAGCAAGGTTTGAGCGTATAACGGGAATTCGTTGTTCGTATAAGACATTTTCGCATAAACATTACTTATATCTTAATCGGGTTAGTTATTTTGCTCGTCTTCTATCGCAGGGAGGTTTCACACGCTTGTCGCGCAAAGTGAGTAACGAAGTTGTTAAAATAATAACATTTCGGTCAGATAATGACGCGGACAGGTAAGCGTGTGTCATCATTTTTGTGCTGTAAAAATGATGAAACCCACTACGATGTTTTTTTGCTCAAAATCTATAAATTTCTGAATATTTAAAAAATAGTTGCAATATAAAATAAAAAACGTTGTTTATCATAGGGTTAATGATTGAGTCGAATGACTGAAATAAAACGTTTACCGAGCTGTAGTAAAGAAAATTAAGCAACATCAATGTAAAAATATTGGCGAATGTGTCTGCTTTTGATAGCTTCGAGTGTCGACCTGCTATTCGTTATTCACCCATAAATTAATTTTATGATTTATTTGGATAATGGGCGATCTTTTCTGCTCTATGTGACGGTGATCTTTACGCGTAGAGTCCGGTATGGCGTTGTATCAAGACAGGGGCGTTTAT
The genomic region above belongs to Pectobacterium colocasium and contains:
- the galU gene encoding UTP--glucose-1-phosphate uridylyltransferase GalU; translated protein: MSIVNKKVKKAVIPVAGLGTRMLPATKAIPKEMLPLVDKPLIQYVVNECIAAGINEIILVTHSSKNSIENHFDTSFELEAILEKRVKRQLLEEVQSICPKHVTIMQVRQGLAKGLGHAVLCAHPLVGDEPVAVILPDVIIDEYASDLKKDNLSEMLQRFSTTGHSQIMVEPVENVSSYGVVDCKGVELKAGDSAPMVGVVEKPKASEAPSNLAVVGRYVLSADIWSLLEKTPPGAGNEIQLTDAIAMLMEKETVEAYHLKGVSHDCGNKLGYMQAFVEYGLRHDGLGQEFAQWLQETIEAEEK
- the hns gene encoding histone-like nucleoid-structuring protein H-NS, which produces MSEALKILNNIRTLRAQARECTLDTLEEMLEKLEVVVNERREEDSQVQAEVEERARKLQQYRDMLIADGIDPNELLQSSGSVKVAGKSKRAARPAKYQYTDENGEVKTWTGQGRTPAVIKKAIEEQGKSLDDFLL
- a CDS encoding thymidine kinase — its product is MAQLYFYYSAMNAGKSTALLQSSYNYQERGMRTLVFTAEIDNRHGVGIVSSRIGLSSPALLFNPQTSLFGLLEKEHRAQPVDCVLIDECQFLTREQVSELSDVVDQLDIPVLCYGLRTDFRGDLFSGSHHLLAWADKLIELKTVCHCGRKANCVLRLDAQGNAVHEGEQVVIGGNESYVSVCRKHYKIALGLTRKESE
- the adhE gene encoding bifunctional acetaldehyde-CoA/alcohol dehydrogenase produces the protein MAVTNVAELNALVERVRKAQQEFATYTQEQVDKIFRAAALAASDARIPLAKMAVAESGMGIVEDKVIKNHFASEYIYNAYQDEKTCGILSTDDTFGTITIAEPIGLICGIVPTTNPTSTAIFKALISLKTRNGIIFSPHPRAKNATNKAADIVLQAAIAAGAPKDIIGWIDQPSVELSNQLMHHPDINLILATGGPGMVKAAYSSGKPAIGVGAGNTPVVVDETADIKRAVASILMSKTFDNGVICASEQSVIVVDSIYDAVRERFATHGGYMLKGKELHAVQGILLKNGSLNAGIVGQPAPKIAEMAGITVPANTKVLIGEVTAVDESEPFAHEKLSPTLAMYRAKDFNDAVIKAEKLVAMGGIGHTSCLYTDQDNQPERVNHFGNMMKTARILINTPASQGGIGDLYNFKLAPSLTLGCGSWGGNSISENVGPKHLINKKTVAKRAENMLWHKLPKSIYFRRGSLPIALEEVASDGAKRAFIVTDRFLFNNGYVDQVTSVLKQHGLETEVFFEVEADPTLSIVRKGAEQMHSFKPDVIIALGGGSPMDAAKIMWVMYEHPTTHFEELALRFMDIRKRIYKFPKMGVKAKMVAITTTSGTGSEVTPFAVVTDDATGQKYPLADYALTPDMAIVDANLVMNMPKSLCAFGGLDAVTHSLEAYVSVLANEYSDGQALQALKLLKENLPDSYRDGAKNPVARERVHNAATIAGIAFANAFLGVCHSMAHKLGSEFHIPHGLANALLISNVIRYNANDNPTKQTTFSQYDRPQARRRYAEIADHLRLTAPSDRTAQKIEKLLNWLEDMKTELGIPTSIREIGVQEADFLAKVDKLSEDAFDDQCTGANPRYPLISELKQILLDTYYGRKFSEEAKTEAVEPVAKAAKTGKKAAH